In the genome of Amaranthus tricolor cultivar Red isolate AtriRed21 chromosome 15, ASM2621246v1, whole genome shotgun sequence, one region contains:
- the LOC130801222 gene encoding uncharacterized protein LOC130801222, whose translation MRKCIEMEAAIVAAILLMTITFMASTAQEDQTTVPAPPQGLEGECWETIGNCIVENVNNTAVKPELDPSSPSFNATEFFCCDLMQEAATTDKKCFCNINDFVMENPTLAANTTILLSVCNIIDFSLTSLDDFCA comes from the exons ATGAGGAAATGCATAGAAATGGAGGCAGCAATTGTTGCTGCTATTTTATTAATGACAATCACATTTATGGCTTCTACTGCGCAAGAAGATCAGACCACTGTTCCAGCACCACCTCAAG GATTGGAAGGGGAGTGTTGGGAAACAATAGGAAACTGCATAGTAGAAAATGTGAACAATACTGCAGTGAAGCCAGAGTTGGATCCATCAAGTCCGTCGTTTAATGCGACtgaatttttttgttgcgaTCTCATGCAAGAAGCTGCAACTACTGATAAGAAGTGCTTTTGTAACATTAATGATTTTGTTATGGAAAATCCAACATTAGCAGCTAATACTACCATATTATTGTCAGTTTGCAATATTATCGATTTTTCACTCACTTCTCTTGATGACTTCTGCGCCTAA